TCTGTCCAGCCTTTCAAGCTGACAGTTTTCCCATCCTGAGTGCTTCTTGATGTTGTCCTATACAACAAGAATGCTCAAGGAAGATAATACCTTGCATCAAGTAAAGTTGTGCTAGAACTGAAAATGCCCCTTGGTGAGATTTTATAGTTACTCGGTGGGAAATTTAAGTCAGGAATTAGCAGGGCTCAGGAATTTTTAGTATGTTAACATGGTATAGAAAATGTCAGAAAGGGAAATACCTGAGTGACCCTCTGCACCAAGCAGTCATCAGCGTAGGTTCCTTTGTGCATGCATGGCAAGCGTTCAAACCGAGGGTCCTTGGCAATTCTGTGGAGACATAAAAAGCAGCATCACAGTAATCAGACCAGAGAGTACAGTAACACAGTCTGGAGGAACAAGAACATCCCTTTCTGTGATATACAGAACATTGTTCTCAAAAgaagggatgaagggatggagtCAATGGTTGACAAAGGTCAACTAAAAtgacctgcaaaaaaaaaatacaatttttctaattattataGGTTAAGTATTTCTTAGTACTGGTTTGTTGGATTTGAAATCTGTACAAGGTTGGGCCATTGCCAAAcaaagtaatttgaaataacTTATTTTTGGGAAAAACTAGAACTTCTGGCATCTGATCATTGACCATGCACAAAGGGACATTTCACCTCCTGTCTGAAGGGCAACATCAAAGCTGTTGAGGGTATGCACTCATATACTTTACAACACAGCAggtcaaaataaaaagaacaataCATCGGAGTGATGTATATGAACTACATTGCTACCCACTCATACAGGAATAACATGGAGTATGAACGAAAAGTTCTGTAAGAGTTGGGTcacttttattcattttttgaaattctgtaattaattttcttttttgagaaaCAGGAAAGAGCATTACTTTGAAAGTCTTAGGAGGTTAAAAGATTTACAGATTAATATTGTGCACTCATACATAGCATTTCATTTCTAAAACCTGAGCCATTGGACTGATCACAtagacacagaaataaaaccaagttCAGGACCCTTCAACAACCTAACTACTCATTAGTGCAGGAGCACCAGTCATAGCAagtgttttaaatttatatatattacaGCATTAAGTTCTAGAAACAGGGAACACCCTGCACCCACCTTAATGCCACACGGTACTTCTGTCCTAACTTCTCAATTTCACCCATTACACAATCTGTGATACATGGAATACCTAAATCCAAAAAAAAGCCTGTATTAAAACAAAGCAGTATTTACTCCCAGACCCCTACATACTGCTCACATGCCCCAGAAATATTATGGAACTCTATAATGTATTACTTACAGTAACAGCTGATAATGTTGCAAAGTAATGAAACGTAGAGCCACCAAGTTTAACCACGCCATgataattttagatttttaagtTATTAGTACTCAACCTTTGCTGAGATTAACATTTTGAAACCGTTACTTGACTGAAACCAGAGACATTGCCAGGGTTACCACAGCTCCACGATCATAGCACATATTATTTTTGCAAGATTTCTGTTATTCTCAGCCAATGGCATGAGCACACTGTGGCACAGTATGGTCTGAATAAGCTGTGAGTGGTGCAGAAACTCACACTTGGCATAGAGACAGTCCATCATCGACTGCACTAGGTCCAGCTTGGCCTTGATGGAGAAGTTGATGAAGTTAGTATCAACCAGGATGTGGTAAGGGGGGCCCAGCTGTGTATTATACTGGAAGAACAAGCAAGAGGgatgctgggggctgccaggAAGACAAAGAATTCAGATCAGTCAATTGCATTTAACATCATGTCCAGTCCTACAACTTGCACAGAATGAAAGAGGGATAACGAACAGAAAGACTCATCAggcctcctgctgcctcccaagCAAAATCCTTCGTTTTGGGGCACCACTCGTTCTTCTGACAGTATTGCTCAGAAACACCCTCAATTCCAGCCTGCAGCGTggccctccctccctccttccttctctccctccccagtgcCTCGGCAGCACTTACACCTCCCGCTCTTTGATGGCACTCGGGtcctctttcttcttcacaGGGGCTTTTACGCGATCCTTCTCTTTACTGCAAACaaacacaggcactgctggggtaCAGCGATAAGGAAAGGCCGCCAGCGGCAGAGAGAGCCGGGCCGGAACCCCCTCCCGCCTCTCCCGAGCGGGACCAGGCCCAGCCGCAGCCACACTCACAGGCGCTCATCCCGGAGGCTGATCATGCGCTTCATGACCGCGTACTTCCGCGCCTTCTTCTGCTTCCCCTGCAAGGACACGGACACACAGCCGCGATGAGCTAGGGAGGGACCCGATCCCAGCCGGACCCCCCATCCCGGCCCGCTCCCGGCCCACCATGCTGCTCCTGCCGGtcccgccgccactgccggtGTGCCTGGCGCGTCACTGGGCCCCGCCCCGGGAGCGCGTCATCTCCGGCTGCCAGCGCCGGGCAGCGGCAGCgcggggcagcggcagcgggctTGCGGCCGTCGTTGGAGACCACGGTAACAGCGCCGCGCCTTTCCCTCCCCGCCGCCTCGGGTCCCGGCGCGGGGAACGGGCTCCCGGGGCGAGGGAGCTGCAGCCGCAGCCCGGCCGCCCCACCGTGACTGGCGATCCCCGGGGTGacggccccgccgccggcccgGAGCACCCGCGGCGGGCCTGGCAGAACCGTGGCCGGGTCCCCGCGCTGTCGGCGGCGGGGGTGGCTCCGGGAgggccgcggcggggccgggcgagCGGGAAGGGCCGGTCGTGCCTGCCCGGCGGCGGCCTCGGGCTCTTGGCTTCGGCTTAGCCCCGCCGCCTGCGCGGCTCTGCGGGGCATCGGGGGCTCGTCGGGCGGGTGGGGGCGAGCTGTTGCCTGTAGAAAGGCCGTGGGGATTggtggccccgccgagcccaCCGCTGCTGCGGGCTGGAGGGGGAACGCGCCAATCGCCCTTCTTCCACCTCTTCTCCGTTTAGCAGAGCCGGCACGTTAGGAAAGTCTTCAGCCCACTCACATGAGCTTGCTGGACTGTcggttttggtgttttttccttttgttttgttgttgttttgttttttttctttttttttgtttgtttttgtgagtTAATGTAGTGCTTGTTTTGCCACGCTCTAGCTCATTAACCTCTTAATGAAAAGAAGTGAGTTGTGATTATCTTTAGATCTTACCTATATTTGTGATCAGAAATCTTAGCGAATGAGCATAATTTTAACATATGCCGTCATAGCGGTGTAGTCTGACCCGAAATTGTCTTTTCTGCATGAATGGAAATTGTCTTTTCTACATGAATGGAAATGTTCTCCAAGTTCTTGGACTGGTCCGGGGCACTTGGTTTCTCGTACcctgtgcagggaagggagaaaggCATTTCTCACAAAAGCTTCTGGGTTTAGTGAGATCTTGTAGCTGTTAGTATCTTCCAAATACAACCGGTTTTATCTGTGTGCTGGTCAGAAAAAGCAGCCAATGAGGAACCGCTCaggagtttttttcctgaagtgatGACCTCTGTCGAACTGTGACTGATGCTCTGACAATGAGGAAGAACATTAGACTGAAAGAAAAACGATGTTTATTGGGAAAACCACAGCTGAGCTTTCCACCTGAACAATCATACTGTTAACTGTTCCTTAACTGAGGCTGAGGAAATGCAGTCGGTAGAGCTCAGATGCTGTTCAACTTGATGACCTTCAGTGGTTTGGGAAGAGAAATAATTGAGGAAGAAGGGGATGATCTGCTTTCCCCACTGATGTGCAGCAGGGCAAGTGGCTGAATTTTGTCCTGGCTCAGGAAACAGATTTGGTGTCAAGATGAGACCGGCCGGAAAGTTGCCATCTGGCTTGCTTGTTGTATTttaggagagcaggaggagctgacaGCGCTGGTGGTGTTTGATTTGCAATGAAGGTCCTTAGACTTAAGCAGCTGACAGaagtctctctctttttttgtttgtttgtttgttttgtgtttttgttttcctgttgccACTGTTTTATAGTTTTATATAGCTTGTATGTAAATGCATAAGACAAATTCCATCCCTAATAAGAGAATGACTGTTCTGTGTAGACAGTGACGTTGATGCAGCTTTTGTCCTTGACAGCTGATACTGGATCctgctttgtgctttttgtactgacttttcagttttctgtgaaTGTATTTTAGTTTCTCATGGACATTCCTGTTTGTTGGTTTGTGCCTGCTTTACTTAGTGTAAGAAAATACTGTCTCTTTCGCTAGAGAATAGTCATCTGTGCATGACGTGGCAGTGCCATTGGTGGTAGATACTTGTGCACATGGATTGAGAGAGATTCTGCACAGAGATTGGATAAGTAGTATTAACCTGCAAAAaggctttaaaacaaaattaaaggtTTACTGCTAAGAGAAGAATGGCAATTTATCAGTGCACCAAATAAAATCAAGAGGCACAGCAGATTTCCTAGGAGTTCAGTACATCTCTTCTCGAGAGCCTGCCCTAGCTGGTATTGTAGCTGTAGGCACACGGATGTGACATTACTATGTTACAGTTCTTATTGTATAGTTACACTTGTGCTTCCTTCTGGAGCTCTGCACTCTGTTCCTCTGGCTTCAACAACGGCAGTAAGACAAACTAAATGTATTCCTATTACTGAACTTCCTTTCCTTGCTGTCTTGAGGAAGCAATGGCGcaaatgcagtttattttatGATTCCATGCATCTAGCCTGATCATGGCAGTACCTCTCCTCAAGTCAAACGAAGGTGAAgctttccccattttccctgcagATGGCAGGACACTATTGCCTACTCTGTCCTTGGATCAAGATTACTAAGACCTGTTGGATAATTCAGCACTCTTTTTTTCCAGCCTACCTATGATGGCACCTTATATTGCCGCTTTTCAGAATCTATTTGCCAGACTGTTACCCAGCAGTTCTTAGCACAGATACCGTTTTAATTCACATCTGCATTCTGTTAAGTGAGTGGCAGTGTATCTTGGATACCACCTACTTGCAACTAGGTTCTTCACCTCAGTCTGTTCCAGCTGCAAGAGCACCTTAAAGCTGCTGGCAGTGAGTAAGCTGGAAGGAAGGTGATTGTATTACAGCTGCTTCATCTCTGGTGACCACCTGAGTAGGTGTCTTATTTACCACATCATATAGGGGTAATAAAATGACAAGCTGCTGTGCTGATTAATTAATACAACTGAGGTAACTGATTCCTTGTGTCCAGTGAGTTCAAAAATGCTGCAAACCAGGTCAAGACATTCAGGTTCCAATTGACTTTAAAAACCCTGAAGTTTAAATGATGAATGTTCATGCTTGAGGGAGAGGCTGTGTGACCTGAGGTGTGCCTCACAGAAGGGAAGGAGTTGATGAGTGAAGCAGAAATAGCTTGAGTAGATGAACCCACAGAGACtgctttgtgggttttttcgTGACGTGAAAAGACTGCTTCTGAAAGATGCTGAGGGAGATTTTGTAGATTCCTAATACTGGTAGGTTTCTGTGAAATTCCCCAGCTGTGTGGGGAGCAGTCATATGCCTTCCACAGCCAGGCCAAGCTGGAACAGTGTTTCAACCAGCCATTTGTAGCACATCTTGGATATGTACTGTGAAATGACTGAAATACCGAGGAAATTGCTAGCTCTGTGGTCCTTAACACACAGAAATTTATGAGTTTAGAAAGCTGATGCTTTAACTAGGAGGGGGTGCCCTGGGGACTGCAACAGTGTTGCAGTGAGGAAAAGtagaggaaggaggaaaatataTGAGTGGGTGGGACTTTCCTTGAGGTGTGGATGAGGAAAAAGACAGTGAAAGTCTGACTGTTTCTGCAGCACAATGAAAAAGCTCTGCACAGGTTTACTGGTTGATTTTGACTGGGCATTAGAAAGGTTAGTAGAAGTGTGTAAAGGCAGTCAGATCTGTATGATTATTGGCATGGAGGGAAATAAGAGCCATCTGAAGAGGAAGGCAGAGGAGGGGGGACTAAGGAAGAAGTGACAGCTGAGGTGGTGGCATGGCAGGCGGGAGGAGCACATCACATCCTCAGAAGAGGTGACTATCTTAACAGACAGCTGCCTTGGtgagcctggctctgttctTTTCATTCTCGCTCCTTTATGTAATCTCTGCTCTGAATGAGCAGATACTGACTGTGTAGGCTCTGTGGTGTTTCTTCTGGCATGTGTCCTGGTTTTTGTGGGCTGCGTCAATCCTTGctgttaaattttaatttttttatctcaaGCCTGACAGTAAATTGTAATTTAGTGGATAGTGCTGCTGAAGCTGAAATCCCTTCTGAGGGTCTCAATTTCCTGAACATATAAAACAGCAATACCAAACCAAAAATCTAGTTTGCTTTGTGGTTcaagaattttgaaaaactttttttttttttttttttttttttatttcgAGGCTTGACTACAAATAACCCTTTAAATCTGGACAAGATTGGTTTGAGAATAGTATATACTATTTTGTTGTCTATGAAGATTTGAAGGGCTACCTgattatagaatggtttggcctggaagggaccttgaagatcatttAATTCCAACACccctgacatgggcagggatgccttctactagaccaggttgttcaaagcCCCATGCAACTTCGTTGTGAGgacttccaaggatggggcagccacaacttctctgggcaacctgatCTGGTTCCTCACTACTCAtattgaagaattttttccttatatctaaTCAAAACTTACCCTCTTTTTGTTTGAAGtctttccccttgtcctatcactacatgcccttgtaaaaaatCCCCCTGATCTTGTGGTACAGTGGGCAATTCTTCATTCTCTCAGTCCCTGCATTTGTCTTCTCTGACTTGGTTGGTGTGGCTGGAGCAGTTGCTGGTGAAGACTGAGGGGAAAAAGTTGTTGAGTACCTCAGCCTTCTCATTGTCCTGAGTAACTAGgtttcctgtttccttctggAGAGGGTACGTGTTTTCCCTAGTCTTTATTTATCACCAGTGTACCTATAGAAAGTTTCCGTGGTGCCCTTGATATCCCTGGCAAGGTTTAGTTCTATCAGGGCTTTAGCTTTTCTTACGTGATCTTTGGCTGTTGAGACAATCTCGCTGTATTCCTCCTAGACTGTCAGTTCTTGCTTCCATCCTTAATACTCCTTTATGAACATCATGCAGGTTCTTAGCTGCTCCATGAAACCTATGGAGGCAAGGATGTGTTTTGTTCCATCTTGAACGTGCTAGTTTCAGGGGTCATAAAATGAAATGAGGTTGTGACAGATAGAGGCTGAAGATATGGTGAAGCTTTGCACCTCATCAACAGTGGTACTTTTATAGCACCTCTCATGGATTTGTTGTCTAGTGATGCTCTTGCATTTTGCACCTCTAATGTGTTTCTGCTTGCTAGATTTATCCACAATGTAGACATCtaacatttctctctctttatttaattttccaggaaaactAACAAACAGCTGGCTAAAggaaacagcacagcaggacaatCCTTTTTCCACAAAGAGGAAGAAGCTGCTGTGCTCAAGTGCTTATTTTGcagcagtgattctgtgatgcaaGTTCCAAGAGTTACTCTTTCTGGGATCGTCTTTGCTATGGCCTCTTCTTGCTGATGTTTGGCCCAAATCTGGGCACAAAGCAGAAGGGTGCTGAAGAATGGGTACCCTCTTTTTGGCTTTTAGAACATGGGCACTTGTGTAAAGGTATGTGGTTGCTCTTTAGTTGGAGGTTTGGACTATGCGCTGAGGCCAGCAAAGGCAATTTGCTGGGCTAGAAAGTCATGACTGTTGTTGGGGGGGAAATACCTCATTTAAGCTTTCTGCATGCTGATGTCTGTTATTGCTGCTGTTGAGATAACTGATGAATAACTCCTCTTTTgtgtttgcttaaaaaaaaaggcagcttgATTACACAATGTAGCTTCTCACTAACTGAATGGTGGCATGGTGAGCTATATTGTATGCATCACTGTATGCCAGGTCCTTTGTCTAATTGTCACACACATTCCTTGCTGCTCTTGTTCCATCTGTCAGCTATGCCTTATCAACCAAACAGCATGTTGTTCTGGGCGTGGTATTTTTACTACATGTTTGTTTAGTAGTCCCCTCAGTGAAAACATG
This region of Catharus ustulatus isolate bCatUst1 chromosome 6, bCatUst1.pri.v2, whole genome shotgun sequence genomic DNA includes:
- the FCF1 gene encoding rRNA-processing protein FCF1 homolog; amino-acid sequence: MGKQKKARKYAVMKRMISLRDERLKEKDRVKAPVKKKEDPSAIKEREVPQHPSCLFFQYNTQLGPPYHILVDTNFINFSIKAKLDLVQSMMDCLYAKCIPCITDCVMGEIEKLGQKYRVALRIAKDPRFERLPCMHKGTYADDCLVQRVTQHKCYIVATVDKELKRRIRKIPGVPIMYISRHRYNIERMPDDYGAPRF